One Syntrophaceae bacterium DNA window includes the following coding sequences:
- a CDS encoding glycosyltransferase family 4 protein, producing the protein MKVVHMIDSEGMYGAEYVLYNLLPCLRKIGIDAMLACLSPTDSAGADLGRGLEKKCVPVVYLDEKKKISLRGLLSIYRTLRSCHADILHVHGYKATILGGMVARATGVPFISTYHAEAGKYPELSTYVRIETPFLREAARIIAVSKVIKDDLTKRGIPEGKITVIHNGIEDPIRHALEDGGLECENEAYVRILCVGRLIPVKRFDLVVRAYSVLRKEFDDMYLTIAGAGPLETELRSMVRKYGLGDSVNLPGYVSDTAILFRQADIFVLPSESEGSPVALIEAMAYGKPIVASAVGAIPEMTTGNAGAQLIAPCNLEQLIDALRRFIADPSYRRKSGKLARKRFESCFTAETMAARYGEQYETCLRGAR; encoded by the coding sequence ATGAAGGTCGTGCACATGATCGACAGCGAGGGAATGTACGGCGCAGAATACGTCCTTTATAATCTGCTTCCATGCCTGCGAAAGATCGGCATCGATGCGATGCTTGCCTGTCTGAGCCCGACTGATTCGGCAGGTGCAGACCTTGGGCGGGGATTAGAAAAAAAGTGCGTTCCCGTTGTCTACTTGGACGAGAAAAAAAAAATCAGCTTGAGGGGTTTGCTGTCCATCTACCGGACGTTGAGATCGTGCCATGCAGACATTCTGCATGTGCACGGGTACAAAGCCACGATACTCGGAGGAATGGTTGCACGGGCTACAGGTGTACCGTTTATTTCGACCTATCATGCTGAAGCCGGAAAATATCCCGAACTATCGACGTACGTGAGAATAGAAACTCCATTTCTCAGAGAAGCAGCCCGAATTATTGCCGTCTCAAAAGTCATCAAAGACGATTTGACTAAACGGGGCATTCCCGAAGGCAAAATTACAGTCATTCACAACGGCATCGAGGATCCAATTCGACATGCGCTGGAGGACGGAGGCTTGGAGTGTGAGAATGAAGCTTACGTGCGTATTCTGTGTGTCGGGAGGCTGATACCAGTGAAGCGGTTCGACTTGGTTGTCCGAGCGTATTCCGTATTACGCAAGGAATTCGATGACATGTATCTTACCATTGCAGGAGCCGGCCCTTTGGAAACTGAGCTGAGATCTATGGTGAGAAAATATGGCTTGGGCGATTCTGTCAACCTGCCAGGCTATGTATCCGATACGGCAATATTATTCCGTCAGGCGGACATTTTCGTCCTGCCCTCGGAAAGCGAGGGCTCGCCCGTAGCGCTGATAGAAGCCATGGCATATGGAAAGCCAATCGTAGCATCCGCGGTTGGAGCGATTCCGGAGATGACAACTGGAAATGCAGGAGCACAGTTAATTGCGCCTTGCAACTTGGAACAGCTCATTGATGCGCTGAGGCGATTCATTGCGGATCCCTCTTATCGTCGCAAGTCGGGTAAGCTTGCGCGAAAGCGGTTCGAGAGTTGCTTCACGGCGGAAACGATGGCGGCACGATATG